A genomic region of Pelodiscus sinensis isolate JC-2024 chromosome 19, ASM4963464v1, whole genome shotgun sequence contains the following coding sequences:
- the LOC142818962 gene encoding uncharacterized protein LOC142818962 — MEGLGSPALCVAGSPPPEDAGQRARALKGKASASCRRKREFISDEKKDASYWEKRRKNNEAAKRSREKRRFHDMALESRVLALNEENLRLRTELLQLKLRFGLISTAAFVERSQQLSAASRERGGGSSGYSSAASRAQHSEDSSETEQSGRDAAGAKYSPRGSLSDMSDGSSRDSPLPRTPGEAQAVSRARGDSVALRPPTPKAPASRGVILFSANGFTAVEPPRAWEVPEQGDGAEEEELKALGSYAQQMPRGHHGDCEAYSQQGALQGPPEPYGCPRAEDYSAPAGFLGEGAVRGARAEPLEMVVEPSSPLTGYSSEESEEEPGWGCPSAPYPPTPDVKLAALPHKLRLKCRAHSSGGQELGPEPGTPGCLQEVPADWESERHEEMAALVRRALLLNGPPPASSALDGPLYCSPPLAPSGPEPEDFARGWDEGARPI, encoded by the coding sequence GGCCCGGGCGCTGAAGGGCAAGGCCAGCGCTAGCTGCCGGCGCAAGCGGGAGTTCATCTCGGACGAGAAGAAGGACGCCAGCTACTGGGAGAAGCGCCGGAAGAACAACGAGGCGGCCAAGCGCTCGCGGGAGAAGCGGCGCTTCCACGACATGGCGCTGGAGAGCCGGGTGCTGGCGCTCAACGAGGAGAACCTGCGCCTCCGGacggagctgctccagctcaagCTGCGCTTCGGCCTCATCAGCACCGCCGCCTTCgtggagaggagccagcagctcaGCGCCGCCAGCAGGGAGCGCGGCGGGGGCAGCAGCGGCTACTCCAGCGCCGCCTCCCGGGCCCAGCATTCGGAGGACTCGTCCGAGACGGAGCAGTCCGGCCGGGACGCCGCGGGGGCCAAGTACTCGCCACGGGGCTCCCTCTCCGACATGTCCGACGGCTCCTCGCGGGACAGCCCGCTGCCGCGGACGCCGGGGGAGGCGCAGGCCGTGAGCAGGGCCCGGGGGGACAGCgtggccctgcgcccccccacccccaaggcccCGGCCTCCCGGGGCGTCATCCTCTTCAGCGCCAACGGCTTCACTGCGGTAGAGCCCCCCAGAGCCTGGGAGGTGCCGGAACAGGGGGACGGGGCGGAGGAGGAAGAGTTGAAGGCCCTGGGGAGTTATGCCCAACAGATGCCCAGAGGTCACCATGGCGACTGTGAGGCctacagccagcagggggcgctgcagggcccCCCTGAGCCGTATGGCTGCCCACGGGCCGAGGACTATAGCGCCCCTGCTGGCTTCCTTGGGGAGGGGGCGGTGCGGGGGGCCAgggcggagcccctggagatggtGGTGGAGCCGAGCTCCCCCCTCACGGGTTACTCCAGCGAGGAGAGTGAGGAGGAGCCCGGCTGGGGCTGCCCGTCCGCCCCCTACCCGCCCACCCCGGACGTCAAGCTGGCCGCCCTGCCCCACAAGTTGCGCCTCAAGTGCCGGGCCCACAGCAGCGGTGGCCAGGAGCTGGGCCCTGAGCCTGGCACCCCCGGCTGCCTCCAGGAGGTGCCAGCCGACTGGGAGAGCGAGAGGCACGAGGAGATGGCGGCCCTGGTGCGGCGGGCGCTGCTCCTCAAcgggccccccccggccagcagcgcccttgaCGGACCCCTCTACTgcagccccccactggccccaagcGGGCCGGAGCCCGAGGACTTCGCCAGGGGATGGGACGAGGGCGCCAGGCCCATATGA